A DNA window from Purpureocillium takamizusanense chromosome 9, complete sequence contains the following coding sequences:
- a CDS encoding uncharacterized protein (EggNog:ENOG503NZ63~TransMembrane:7 (o13-30i42-61o96-114i126-148o168-194i206-230o242-263i)), with the protein MATPFQTEAWTEYGLGVVVLFLRFFSRWKTVGLKGWGGDDAFAVLVLLFWTLELCMLELIGQYGTNIGITDEVGATLSSEQIARLEFGSKCLLAGWNFYVSLIWALKGCMLCFYNRITLGLTQQKFVKWTGLACFFAYAGVLGAIWGHCTPVHKNWQVVPYPGDECTLAVANYLTLVVLNVTTDFVILSIPIPLLWKVKITLGRKLAIGVLLCSGVFIIVATILRCVLSLRDIQGINISTIWAIRETFVGIIAVNAAAIKPLFSKSRWIVSSKGSSGATPGYNKNKDQYSLDHMPGGATSTIGSMSKRRFNKQMMMMELGDNSSEEHIVDATKDHTGLAYNRWLRSEVSGGTSSSVGERSGGSTEGDGITVTTRVEVTPGTPRHMV; encoded by the exons atggcgacgccgttCCAGACAGAGGCCTGGACCGAGTACGGCCTCGGTGTCGTGGTTCtcttcttgcgcttcttTTCGCGGTGGAAGACAGTCGGTCTGAAGGGATggggaggcgacgatgccttTGCTGTCCTCGTGCTTCTCTTCTGGACG CTCGAGTTGTGTATGCTGGAACTCATCG GACAGTACGGCACCAACATCGGCATCACagacgaggtcggcgccaCGCTGTCGAGCGAGCAGATTGCGCGCTTGGAGTTTGGCTCCAagtgcctcctcgccggATGGAACTTTTACGTCTCACTGATATGGGCGCTCAAGGGCTGCATGCTCTGCTTCTACAACCGCATCAC TCTTGGCCTTACGCAGCAAAAGTTCGTCAAGTGGACTGGCCTGGCGTGCTTCTTTGCCTACGCGGGCGTCCTGGGCGCCATATGGGGACACTGCACGCCCGTGCACAAGAACTGGCAGGTCGTGCCGTATCCTGGCG ACGAGTGTACGCTTGCTGTGGCCAACTACCTGACTCTTGTCGTCCTCAATGTGAC GACTGATTTCGTCATTCTCAGCATCCCGATTCCGCTGCTTTGGAAAGTCAAAATCACGCTTGGACGCAAGCTTGCCATTGGCGTGCTGCTCTGCTCGGGTGTCTTCATCATCGTTGCCACGATCCTCCGATGCGTGCTGTCCCTGCGCGACATCCAGGGCATCAACATCAGCACGATCTGGGCCATTCGTGAGACG TTTGTCGGAATCATCGCGGTcaacgccgcggccatcaaGCCCCTCTTCTCCAAGAGCCGCTGGATCGTCTCCAgcaagggcagcagcggcgccacccccggatacaacaagaacaaggacCAGTACTCGCTGGACCAcatgcccggcggcgcgacctCGACCATCGGGTCCATGTCGAAGCGGCGCTTCAACAagcagatgatgatgatggagctGGGCGACAACTCGAGCGAGGAGCACATTGTCGACGCCACCAAGGACCACACGGGGCTCGCATACAACAGGTGGCTGCGCAGCGAGGTCAGCGggggcacgtcgtcgtcggtagGCGagaggagcggcggcagtaCTGAGGGCGATGGCATCACTGTTACTACGAGGGTCGAAGTCACTCCTGGGACGCCGCGACACATGGTCTAG
- a CDS encoding uncharacterized protein (EggNog:ENOG503P1SE~COG:C), with product MDSLPQTMRSLVAPRARCTPAEYQIQDMPVPSIAMPTQVLIRIHAASVGPAELQFMAGFMGRLIVNEYPSKIGSEGSGTVVAVGSEVKALQVGDEVYGLYVDKPMFRPPWVPGFVSDYAITEERFLLRKPPAVSFEEAAGAAGSVVTALQTIRRGLALGGLGSLEGKTVFVPAGLGATGSVAIQVAKNVFGASRIITTVSTAKVPLVERYLPGLVDQVVDYQTQNIHDMVPPGSVDFMYNTTFGTLDDGVPLLNPKTGILMSIASVPSKAGAREIIGADRFPWLLGVVLDLCQLLYWWKLRGTGIQHEHVSGGPQIREDLEWAGEIVARGKVKPVVRSVDLDDLRAVREGCEATRTGKSGTGKLVIRLE from the exons ATGGATAGTCTCCCGCAGACCATGCGCTCGCTtgtggcgccgcgggcgcggtgCACGCCTGCCGAGTACCAGATCCAGGACATGCCGGTCCCGAGCATCGCGATGCCAACACAGGTGCTGATACGCATACACGCGGCTTCTGTTGGGCCGGCGGAGCTGCAGTTTATGGCAGGTTTCATGGGCAGACTTATCGTCAATGA ATATCCGAGCAAGATCGGCTCCGAAGGCTCCGGTACAGTCGTTGCCGTCGGGTCAGAAGTCAAGGCGctccaggtcggcgacgaagtGTACGGCCTATACGTCGACAAGCCCATGTTCCGGCCTCCGTGGGTCCCAGGGTTCGTCTCGGACTACGCCATCACGGAGGAGCGCTTTCTACTGCGCAAGCCGCCCGCTGTGTCgttcgaggaggcggccggtgccgccggctccGTGGTGACGGCGCTGCAGACCATCCGCCGGGGCCTTGCGCTCGGGGGTCTGGGGAGCCTGGAGGGCAAGACGGTGTTTGTGCCCGCGGGGCTCGGCGCGACCGGGTCCGTCGCCATCCAAGTCGCCAAGAACGTCTTCGGCGCTTCCAGGATCATCACTACCGTGTCGACGGCCAAGGTGCCGTTGGTGGAGCGCTACCTCCCCGGCTTGGtcgaccaggtcgtcgacTACCAAACGCAGAACATTCACGACATGGTGCCGCCGGGCAGCGTCGACTTCATGTACAACACTACTTTCGGGACGCTGGACGATGGCGTCCCGCTGCTGAACCCCAAGACCGGGATTCTCATGTCCATCGCGAGTGTACCGTCCAAGGCGGGGGCGCGAGAAATCATCGGCGCAGACCGGTTCccgtggctgctgggcgtGGTGCTGGACCTGTGTCAGCTGTTGTACTGGTGGAAGCTCCGCGGCACCGGCATACAGCATGAACATGTCTCAGGAGGGCCCCAGATTAGGGAGGACCTGgagtgggcgggcgagatcGTGGCCCGGGGCAAGGTCAAGCCCGTGGTAAGAAGCGTCGACCTCGATGACCTGCGGGCTGTTCGGGAGGGCTGCGAGGCTACTCGTACCGGAAAGAGCGGGACGGGCAAGTTGGTAATACGCCTCGAGTAA